Proteins from a genomic interval of Beijerinckia indica subsp. indica ATCC 9039:
- a CDS encoding bestrophin family protein has product MIVSDTPSFGRVVQEAMPPLLLLFVWDVVVTIAYFTFAPKLLEIELPMTLFGTALALVLGFRDNSAYARWWEARSLWGLMINASRSLARQAITLIDDDPVKGKALSREIVLRQIAYVHALRCVLRGQDPLPEITPFLKADEIEELTGTKNIPNALLNTSARHLAHANGLTDSFRRVRIESTFVDIANAQGGMERIKRTPLPMHYRFLPQLFTRIFCVLLPIAIVSDLGILTPLGSTLVGLMFIAALQIGDDLKDPFSNTVHDVPMSAMCKTVEIDLLQTLGESAPPALVPERGVLM; this is encoded by the coding sequence ATGATCGTTTCCGATACCCCCTCCTTCGGCCGTGTGGTGCAGGAGGCGATGCCGCCGCTGCTGCTCTTGTTCGTTTGGGATGTCGTCGTCACGATCGCTTATTTCACTTTCGCGCCGAAGCTCCTCGAAATCGAGCTGCCGATGACCCTGTTCGGGACAGCCCTCGCTTTGGTGCTCGGATTTCGCGATAATAGCGCCTATGCGCGCTGGTGGGAGGCGCGGTCGCTCTGGGGCTTGATGATCAATGCCTCGCGCAGTCTCGCCCGCCAGGCCATTACGCTGATCGATGACGATCCGGTCAAGGGCAAGGCTTTGTCGCGCGAAATCGTTCTGCGGCAGATTGCTTATGTCCACGCCTTGCGCTGCGTCTTGCGCGGCCAGGACCCGCTTCCCGAAATCACCCCGTTCCTGAAAGCTGACGAAATCGAGGAACTCACGGGCACCAAGAATATTCCCAATGCTTTGCTGAATACGTCCGCCCGTCATCTCGCCCATGCCAATGGCCTGACGGATAGTTTCCGGCGTGTGCGCATCGAATCCACTTTCGTCGATATCGCCAATGCCCAGGGCGGCATGGAGCGGATCAAACGCACGCCCCTGCCCATGCACTATCGATTCCTGCCACAATTGTTTACCCGCATCTTCTGCGTGCTCCTGCCAATCGCGATCGTCTCGGATCTCGGCATTCTCACGCCGCTCGGCTCGACGCTCGTCGGCTTGATGTTCATCGCGGCCCTGCAGATCGGCGATGATTTGAAGGACCCGTTCAGCAATACAGTGCATGATGTGCCGATGAGCGCCATGTGCAAAACCGTGGAGATTGATCTGCTCCAGACGCTCGGTGAATCCGCGCCTCCCGCGCTGGTACCGGAAAGAGGCGTCTTGATGTAA
- the pstC gene encoding phosphate ABC transporter permease subunit PstC, producing MVEILAESKTFAPARRDQRERVYKLFKSSDRFYRTLTFASTVAILVMLGSVLVSLVIGSIPTFRTFGLDFLITETWNPVTDKYGALAPIYGTLLTSFFAMLLALPVGIGIAVFLSELCPQPLRRPVGIAIELLAGIPSIIYGLWGLFILAPFLQQHVQPALIATFAPVPILSTLFAGPPYGIGLLTAALILAIMILPFITSISRDVFETVPAVLKEAAYGIGCTHWEVITKVIIPYTRTGIAGGAMLALGRALGETMAVTFVIGNAHRISGSLLAPATTISASIANEFTEAVGDLYTSALISLGLILFVITFFVLALARLLLMRAEGK from the coding sequence GTGGTCGAAATCCTGGCGGAAAGTAAGACATTTGCTCCCGCGCGAAGGGACCAGCGAGAAAGAGTTTACAAGCTCTTCAAATCCAGCGATCGCTTCTATCGGACCCTGACTTTTGCCTCGACCGTGGCGATTCTCGTCATGCTCGGCAGTGTGCTGGTCTCCCTGGTGATCGGCTCCATACCGACCTTCAGAACGTTCGGCCTCGATTTCCTGATCACCGAGACCTGGAATCCCGTCACCGACAAATATGGCGCTCTCGCGCCCATCTATGGGACGCTGCTCACGTCCTTTTTTGCAATGCTCCTTGCGCTGCCTGTCGGCATCGGCATAGCGGTTTTTCTTTCGGAACTCTGCCCGCAGCCTTTGCGGCGCCCGGTCGGCATCGCCATCGAATTGCTCGCCGGTATTCCCTCGATCATTTATGGCCTGTGGGGCCTGTTCATTCTCGCGCCCTTCCTGCAGCAGCATGTGCAGCCCGCGCTGATCGCGACGTTCGCGCCCGTGCCGATCCTCTCGACCCTCTTCGCCGGCCCTCCCTATGGCATCGGCCTGCTCACCGCCGCGCTGATCCTGGCGATTATGATCCTTCCGTTCATCACCTCGATCTCGCGCGACGTCTTCGAGACCGTCCCGGCCGTCCTGAAGGAAGCGGCCTATGGCATCGGCTGCACCCATTGGGAAGTCATCACCAAGGTCATCATTCCCTATACGCGCACTGGCATCGCGGGTGGCGCCATGCTGGCGCTCGGCCGCGCGCTCGGCGAAACCATGGCGGTCACTTTCGTCATCGGCAACGCGCATCGGATCTCCGGCTCGCTGCTCGCGCCAGCGACCACGATTTCGGCGTCAATCGCCAATGAATTCACCGAAGCCGTCGGCGATCTCTATACGTCGGCCTTGATCAGCCTCGGTCTGATCCTGTTCGTCATTACCTTCTTTGTTCTGGCTCTGGCCCGTCTGCTCCTGATGCGAGCCGAGGGCAAGTAA
- the phoB gene encoding phosphate regulon transcriptional regulator PhoB translates to MNQTAEVSSKSSNSARNKTSTATTRILLVEDEAALSTLLTYNLEAEGFEVESLECGDEAEARLDESLPDLVLLDWMLPGVSGLEICRRIRAREKTRALPIIMLTARGEESEKIRGLATGADDYIVKPFSVPELMARVRALLRRSRPDRITGLLTAGDLSLDRENWRVHRGERHVHLGPTEFRLLDHLMGRPGRVFSRAQLLDGVWGEAAEIDERTVDVHVGRLRKALSIGEEQDPIRTVRGAGYSFDEHFGK, encoded by the coding sequence ATGAACCAGACAGCAGAGGTTTCCAGCAAGAGCAGCAATTCCGCGCGCAACAAAACATCGACCGCGACGACGCGCATTCTCCTCGTCGAGGACGAGGCCGCTTTGAGCACACTGCTCACCTATAATCTCGAGGCCGAGGGCTTCGAGGTCGAGAGCCTTGAGTGCGGCGACGAGGCCGAGGCCCGTCTCGATGAAAGCCTGCCTGATCTCGTCCTTCTCGACTGGATGCTGCCCGGTGTCTCCGGCCTTGAAATCTGCCGCCGCATCCGTGCGCGCGAGAAGACACGGGCGCTGCCGATCATCATGCTGACGGCGCGCGGCGAGGAAAGCGAAAAGATCCGGGGGCTCGCGACGGGCGCCGATGATTATATCGTCAAGCCTTTCTCGGTGCCCGAATTGATGGCGCGTGTCCGCGCCCTGTTGCGCCGCTCGCGACCAGACCGTATCACCGGCCTGCTCACCGCCGGTGATCTCTCACTCGATCGGGAGAATTGGCGTGTCCATCGCGGCGAGCGGCATGTCCATCTCGGACCGACCGAATTCCGCCTGCTCGATCATCTGATGGGCCGGCCAGGCCGCGTCTTTTCCCGCGCGCAATTGCTGGACGGCGTCTGGGGCGAGGCGGCGGAGATCGACGAGCGCACCGTCGATGTCCATGTCGGGCGCCTGCGCAAGGCCTTGTCGATCGGCGAGGAACAGGACCCCATCCGCACGGTGCGCGGCGCCGGCTATTCCTTCGACGAGCATTTCGGCAAATAA
- the mtaB gene encoding tRNA (N(6)-L-threonylcarbamoyladenosine(37)-C(2))-methylthiotransferase MtaB, giving the protein MKTHASAACVETLSFGCRLNFVEAETMRRAAKAAGFENLVIVNSCAVTAEATRQTRQAIRRVKREQPEAKIVVTGCAAETEPERFRAMPEVGLVLGNARKTEAATWLALKHQASDLPLDAPHAEALHRPRLSPQAGTEDHTRAFLAVQNGCDHRCSFCIIPQGRGSSRSVPLDDAIAMARDLAARGFLEIVLTGVDLTSYGSDLPDVPRLGDLVRRILREVPSLPRLRLSSIDCIEADPVLVRCFAEEERLMPSLHLSLQAGSDLILKRMQRRHGRTDAIRFCAELRRLRPDIAFSADLIAGFPTETEAQFTDTLDLVDACGLTSLHVFPFSARPGTPAARMPAVAPTIVKERARRLREKGTLALASHLGTHVGHRRRLLSERGGLARTEDFAPVRLHNIAPGRLVEALITGSDGEVLQGAIVPDRSGSMNAIPL; this is encoded by the coding sequence ATGAAGACCCATGCCAGCGCGGCTTGTGTCGAAACCTTGAGTTTCGGCTGCCGCCTCAATTTCGTCGAAGCGGAGACGATGCGCCGCGCCGCCAAAGCGGCCGGATTTGAGAATCTCGTCATTGTCAATAGCTGCGCGGTGACCGCCGAGGCGACCCGCCAAACACGTCAGGCGATCCGACGCGTCAAGCGCGAGCAGCCCGAGGCGAAGATCGTGGTGACGGGCTGTGCCGCCGAGACCGAGCCGGAGCGTTTTCGCGCCATGCCCGAGGTCGGCCTTGTGCTCGGCAATGCCCGAAAAACGGAAGCGGCGACATGGCTGGCGTTGAAACACCAAGCCTCTGATCTGCCCCTGGACGCACCCCACGCGGAGGCCTTGCACCGACCACGCCTCTCACCTCAGGCGGGCACCGAGGATCACACCCGTGCTTTTCTCGCGGTGCAGAATGGCTGCGATCATCGATGCAGTTTCTGCATCATTCCGCAGGGGCGTGGCTCGTCCCGCTCCGTCCCCCTGGACGACGCCATAGCCATGGCGCGTGACCTCGCAGCGCGGGGTTTTCTCGAAATCGTTCTCACCGGCGTCGATCTCACATCCTATGGCTCCGATCTGCCTGACGTTCCGCGTCTCGGCGATCTGGTTCGACGAATCCTGCGCGAGGTCCCCAGCCTCCCACGCCTGCGCCTTTCCTCAATTGATTGCATCGAGGCCGATCCCGTCCTGGTGCGCTGCTTCGCCGAGGAAGAGCGACTGATGCCTTCGCTGCATCTCTCTTTACAGGCCGGTTCGGATCTCATCCTGAAACGCATGCAGCGCCGGCATGGACGCACCGATGCCATCCGATTTTGTGCCGAATTGCGCCGTTTGCGCCCGGACATCGCCTTTAGCGCCGATCTCATCGCCGGATTTCCGACCGAGACGGAGGCGCAATTCACCGATACGCTCGATCTGGTCGACGCCTGTGGCCTGACTTCCCTGCACGTCTTCCCTTTCTCCGCCCGGCCCGGCACGCCAGCGGCGCGCATGCCTGCCGTCGCCCCGACCATCGTTAAAGAGCGGGCGCGGCGGTTGCGGGAAAAGGGGACCCTCGCACTGGCCTCCCATCTCGGCACGCATGTCGGACACAGGCGCCGTCTCCTCAGCGAGCGCGGCGGCCTGGCCCGGACGGAAGATTTCGCACCGGTGCGCTTGCACAATATTGCCCCTGGACGACTGGTCGAGGCCTTGATCACCGGCAGCGATGGCGAAGTCCTCCAGGGAGCCATCGTTCCTGACAGGAGTGGGTCGATGAACGCGATCCCTCTTTAA
- the dgcA gene encoding N-acetyl-D-Glu racemase DgcA — MPRLTLAIESFPLASRFVISRGAKSVAEVVVATLDSGHARGRGECVPYARYGESPASVLAQIEMIRPAIEAGAGREVLQELLPPGAARNALDCALWDLEAKETGVPVYRRAGLSEPVPAVTAYTISVGTPETMAEAAAKASHRPLLKLKLAGEGDLARIAAVRAAAPEATLIVDANEAWTETMLGPYFEACAAAGVKLIEQPLPAGQDAMLAKISRPVSICADESAHDRDGLEDLAARYDMINVKLDKTGGLTEALCLVEAARGLKLDIMLGCMVASSLAMAPAMLLASQARFVDLDGPLLLAKDRPHGLTYEGSLAYPPAPDLWG, encoded by the coding sequence ATGCCGCGCCTAACCCTGGCGATCGAATCTTTCCCCCTGGCCAGTCGTTTCGTCATCTCGCGTGGGGCGAAAAGCGTGGCGGAGGTCGTTGTCGCCACGCTTGACTCTGGACATGCCAGGGGACGGGGAGAATGTGTGCCCTATGCGCGCTACGGCGAAAGCCCAGCGAGCGTCCTCGCTCAAATCGAGATGATCCGCCCCGCGATTGAAGCCGGCGCTGGGCGTGAGGTTTTGCAGGAGCTTCTGCCGCCAGGGGCCGCCCGTAATGCGCTCGATTGCGCTTTGTGGGATCTGGAAGCCAAGGAAACCGGTGTGCCCGTCTATCGTCGCGCGGGCCTTTCGGAGCCCGTGCCCGCCGTCACGGCTTATACGATCTCGGTCGGCACGCCTGAAACCATGGCGGAAGCCGCGGCCAAGGCCAGCCATCGACCCTTGCTGAAACTCAAGCTCGCAGGGGAAGGGGATCTTGCCCGCATTGCCGCCGTGCGCGCGGCGGCGCCCGAGGCGACCCTGATCGTCGATGCCAACGAGGCTTGGACCGAGACAATGCTTGGCCCCTATTTCGAGGCTTGCGCGGCGGCTGGTGTCAAACTGATCGAACAGCCCTTGCCAGCCGGCCAGGATGCGATGCTTGCAAAAATTTCAAGGCCCGTGTCCATTTGTGCGGATGAAAGCGCTCATGATCGCGATGGACTCGAGGACCTTGCGGCCCGCTATGATATGATCAATGTCAAACTGGATAAAACCGGTGGTCTGACGGAGGCCCTGTGTCTCGTCGAGGCGGCGCGCGGGTTGAAACTCGATATCATGCTTGGATGCATGGTGGCGAGTTCGCTGGCCATGGCCCCCGCCATGCTGCTTGCGTCACAAGCCCGGTTCGTCGATCTCGATGGCCCCCTGCTGCTTGCGAAGGATCGTCCCCATGGGCTCACCTATGAGGGCTCCCTTGCTTATCCGCCCGCGCCCGATCTTTGGGGATGA
- a CDS encoding site-specific tyrosine recombinase XerD: protein MAVARQHSLIEAFLDMIGAERGAARNTLEAYGRDLTDYAQALADRGRSLLDATSEDIRHYLGDLETQGLKPSSSARRLSAIRQFHRFLASESHRSDDPALILEGPRRSRGLPKTLTMAEVERLLTVSKEGLEDPARPLGERVRAARTACLLELLYATGLRVSELVSLPDSAMRGADPLITIRGKGGRERLVPLPPVARRAITFYRDLLHQKHLGLSKGGWLFPADSETGYLSRQAFARDLKVVAAAAGIDTARISPHVLRHAFASHLLQNGADLRIVQELLGHADIATTQIYTHVLDERMKAMVRDLHPLAEEKPDQTEKAEKAV, encoded by the coding sequence TTGGCCGTCGCGCGCCAGCATTCGCTGATCGAAGCCTTTCTCGACATGATCGGCGCCGAACGCGGCGCCGCGCGCAATACGCTCGAGGCCTATGGCCGGGATCTGACCGATTATGCGCAAGCGCTTGCCGATCGAGGCAGAAGCCTTCTCGACGCGACAAGCGAGGATATCCGGCACTATCTCGGAGACCTTGAAACGCAGGGCTTGAAACCGAGCTCAAGCGCCCGCCGCCTATCGGCGATCCGGCAATTTCATCGTTTTCTCGCCTCCGAATCCCATCGCTCCGACGATCCCGCCTTGATTCTCGAAGGGCCACGCCGCAGCCGCGGCTTGCCCAAAACCCTGACCATGGCCGAGGTGGAGCGTCTCCTCACCGTCTCGAAGGAAGGTCTTGAGGATCCCGCCCGACCGCTTGGCGAAAGGGTCCGGGCGGCGCGCACCGCCTGTCTTCTGGAATTGCTCTATGCCACCGGCCTGCGTGTTTCCGAGCTGGTTTCACTGCCGGATTCCGCCATGCGTGGCGCCGACCCGCTGATCACGATTCGCGGCAAGGGCGGACGCGAGCGGCTCGTGCCGCTGCCGCCCGTGGCGCGGCGGGCGATTACATTCTATCGCGATCTCCTGCACCAGAAACACCTTGGCCTTAGCAAAGGCGGCTGGCTGTTTCCCGCCGATAGCGAAACCGGCTATCTCAGTCGGCAAGCCTTTGCCCGCGATCTCAAAGTCGTCGCCGCCGCTGCCGGGATCGATACGGCGCGGATCAGCCCGCATGTCCTGCGCCATGCCTTTGCCAGCCATTTGTTGCAAAATGGCGCCGATCTCAGAATCGTGCAGGAATTACTCGGCCATGCCGATATAGCGACGACGCAGATCTATACGCACGTCCTTGACGAACGCATGAAAGCCATGGTGCGCGACCTCCATCCATTGGCGGAGGAAAAACCGGATCAAACGGAAAAGGCGGAAAAAGCCGTATAA
- the pstB gene encoding phosphate ABC transporter ATP-binding protein PstB, protein MMSTHPTPPQKLAIRNLNFFYGDTLALKNISMPLYANKVTALIGPSGCGKSTLLRVLNRMYDLYPRQRAEGEVLLDGENILTADQDLNLLRSRVGMVFQKPTPFPMSIYENIAFGIRLYEKLPKSELDDRVEAALKGGALWNEVKDKLHSSGLALSGGQQQRLCIARTIAIHPEVILFDEPCSALDPISTAKIEELIDELKSSYTIIIVTHNMQQAARVSEYTAFMYLGDLIEFDVTSRLFTTPDRQETQNYITGRFG, encoded by the coding sequence ATGATGTCGACGCACCCCACACCGCCGCAGAAACTGGCGATCCGCAATCTGAATTTTTTCTACGGCGATACGCTCGCCCTGAAAAACATCAGCATGCCGCTCTATGCCAACAAGGTTACCGCCTTGATCGGTCCCTCCGGCTGCGGAAAATCGACCCTCCTGCGTGTCTTGAACCGCATGTATGATCTCTATCCCCGGCAAAGGGCCGAGGGCGAGGTCCTGCTCGATGGCGAAAACATCCTGACCGCCGATCAGGATCTCAATCTCCTGCGCTCGCGCGTCGGCATGGTCTTTCAAAAGCCGACGCCCTTTCCCATGTCCATCTATGAGAATATTGCCTTCGGCATAAGGCTTTATGAAAAGCTGCCGAAGAGCGAACTCGATGACCGTGTGGAAGCCGCCCTGAAAGGCGGGGCGCTCTGGAATGAGGTCAAGGACAAGCTGCATTCAAGCGGTCTCGCTCTGTCGGGAGGCCAGCAGCAGCGGCTGTGCATCGCGCGCACCATCGCCATTCATCCAGAAGTCATCTTATTCGACGAACCTTGTTCGGCGCTCGATCCTATCTCGACCGCCAAGATCGAGGAACTGATCGACGAATTGAAGTCCAGCTATACGATCATCATCGTCACCCATAATATGCAGCAGGCCGCCCGCGTCTCCGAATATACGGCCTTCATGTATCTCGGCGATCTGATCGAATTCGATGTGACCTCGCGCCTGTTCACCACGCCGGACCGGCAGGAGACACAGAATTACATCACCGGCCGTTTTGGCTGA
- the pstA gene encoding phosphate ABC transporter permease PstA produces MTLYAARRRRNNVWIGLCYAATAFGLCSLCLILFALLFEGASGLSLEVFTQMTPSPGSAGGLLNAIVGSLILTFLGVLIGTPLGVLAGTYMAEYGRGTKFTLVVRFLNDILLSAPSIVIGLFIYQVVVAPMGHFSGFAGVLALALLVIPIVTRTTEDMLLLVPRPLTEAATALGMPRSYVITKVTYRAARAGLLTGVLLATARISGETAPLLFTALNNQFFSTNLNGPVASLPAIIFQFALSPYKDWQRLAWSGALLITFSVLALSIFARVLGTRKTAK; encoded by the coding sequence ATGACGCTCTACGCCGCGCGGCGGCGCCGAAACAATGTCTGGATCGGACTCTGCTATGCCGCGACCGCCTTCGGTCTCTGCAGCCTGTGCCTGATCCTTTTCGCGCTCCTCTTCGAGGGCGCCTCCGGCCTCAGTCTGGAGGTGTTCACACAGATGACACCCTCCCCCGGCAGCGCCGGCGGACTTCTCAATGCCATTGTCGGCAGCCTGATCCTCACCTTTCTCGGCGTCCTGATCGGCACCCCGCTCGGTGTTCTCGCCGGCACCTATATGGCCGAATATGGACGCGGCACGAAATTCACCCTCGTGGTGCGGTTTCTCAATGATATTCTGCTCAGCGCACCGTCCATCGTCATCGGCCTGTTCATCTATCAGGTCGTGGTCGCGCCCATGGGTCATTTTTCCGGCTTCGCCGGCGTCCTGGCGCTCGCCCTTCTGGTTATCCCGATCGTGACGCGGACCACCGAAGACATGCTGCTTTTGGTGCCGCGCCCGCTCACGGAAGCCGCGACCGCGCTCGGCATGCCACGGTCCTATGTCATCACGAAGGTCACCTATCGTGCAGCGCGCGCCGGCTTGCTCACCGGCGTACTGCTGGCCACCGCGCGCATCAGCGGCGAGACCGCACCACTCCTGTTCACGGCCCTCAACAATCAATTCTTCAGCACCAATCTGAATGGCCCCGTGGCGAGCCTGCCCGCCATCATTTTCCAATTCGCGCTGAGCCCCTACAAGGATTGGCAGCGGCTCGCCTGGTCGGGCGCCCTGCTGATTACCTTTTCCGTCTTGGCCCTTTCCATTTTCGCCCGTGTCCTCGGCACGAGAAAGACCGCCAAATGA
- a CDS encoding histidine kinase, with the protein MPSLFRFLLTLAILGGLGYAGLWALATFIEPQSREMSQTIPAARLNTK; encoded by the coding sequence GTGCCGAGCCTCTTTCGATTCCTTCTCACCCTCGCCATCCTTGGCGGTCTCGGCTATGCGGGCCTTTGGGCGCTGGCAACCTTCATCGAACCGCAATCACGCGAAATGAGTCAGACGATTCCCGCCGCCCGTCTCAATACGAAATAG
- the phoU gene encoding phosphate signaling complex protein PhoU — protein sequence MSESTITSHTVRAYDTELEILGRKIAEMGGIAEKMLADAMDALTDLDRDLAIRTVENDPRLDLLQRDIEEQAILTIAKRQPLAVDLREIIATIRISGDLERVGDLAKNIAKRAIKLSTEMRIPRALIGLKSMHETASLLLKDVLDAYALRDAERARAVWTRDAELDALEDSVFRDLLTFMMEDPRNISFCTHLLFCSKNIERIGDHSTNIAETVVYLVTGETLPTERPKGRPDLSDFSTTVSA from the coding sequence ATGTCCGAATCCACGATCACCAGCCATACCGTTCGGGCCTACGACACGGAGCTCGAGATTCTCGGCCGCAAAATCGCCGAAATGGGCGGCATAGCGGAAAAAATGCTGGCGGACGCCATGGACGCCTTGACCGATCTCGATCGGGATCTCGCCATCAGAACGGTCGAAAATGATCCGCGCCTCGACCTGCTCCAGCGCGATATCGAGGAACAGGCCATCCTGACCATCGCCAAACGGCAACCGCTGGCGGTGGATCTCAGGGAAATCATTGCCACGATCAGGATCTCCGGCGATCTCGAACGGGTCGGTGATCTCGCCAAAAACATCGCCAAGCGCGCCATCAAACTGTCCACGGAAATGCGGATTCCGCGCGCCCTCATCGGCCTCAAGAGCATGCATGAGACCGCCTCCCTCCTTCTGAAGGACGTCCTCGACGCCTATGCCCTGCGCGATGCCGAACGGGCGCGCGCGGTCTGGACCCGCGATGCCGAACTCGACGCGCTCGAGGATTCGGTGTTTCGCGACCTCCTCACCTTCATGATGGAAGATCCCCGCAATATTTCCTTCTGCACGCATCTCCTGTTCTGTTCGAAGAATATCGAGCGGATCGGCGATCATTCCACCAATATCGCCGAAACAGTGGTCTATCTCGTTACCGGAGAAACATTGCCGACCGAACGTCCCAAGGGTCGGCCCGATCTTTCCGACTTCTCGACAACGGTGTCCGCATGA
- the dapF gene encoding diaminopimelate epimerase, with protein sequence MSALANRFVTKMNGLGNAIVVLDLRGTGIVISAAEARAIGQGKGLHFDQLMVLHDPLSPGSAAFMRIYNIDGSLAGACGNGTRCVAWTLLREDHRIGAELMLETAAGQLACLKLAEDRFSVDMGKPAFAWDAIPLAHPVPDTNAVDLARDLAVLPPVDPDALRKASMVNMGNPHAVLFVADQDACDLALVGPVLEHHPLFPDRANISIATVVSPDHIVLKVWERGAGATLACGSAACATLVAAVRHGLAAREARISLPGGDLTIAWRAADDHVIMTGPVTFEFTTRLDPSLFQALVA encoded by the coding sequence TTGAGCGCGCTCGCAAATCGATTCGTCACCAAGATGAACGGACTTGGCAATGCCATTGTCGTCCTGGATCTGCGCGGCACCGGGATCGTGATCAGCGCCGCCGAGGCGCGCGCGATCGGCCAGGGCAAAGGCCTGCATTTCGATCAGCTCATGGTGCTGCACGATCCCCTCAGCCCCGGCAGCGCCGCCTTCATGCGGATCTATAATATCGATGGTTCGCTCGCCGGCGCCTGCGGTAATGGAACACGCTGCGTCGCCTGGACATTGCTCCGAGAGGATCATCGCATCGGTGCAGAACTCATGCTGGAAACGGCAGCGGGCCAGCTTGCCTGCCTCAAGCTTGCTGAGGACAGGTTTTCCGTCGATATGGGCAAGCCCGCCTTTGCCTGGGACGCCATTCCGCTCGCCCATCCCGTGCCCGATACGAATGCCGTCGATCTCGCGCGCGATCTTGCCGTCCTGCCTCCGGTTGATCCCGACGCCTTGCGCAAAGCGTCCATGGTCAATATGGGCAATCCGCATGCGGTCCTGTTCGTCGCCGATCAAGACGCCTGCGATCTCGCGCTCGTTGGGCCGGTCCTTGAACATCACCCGCTTTTCCCCGATCGCGCCAATATTTCGATCGCGACGGTCGTGAGCCCGGATCATATTGTCCTGAAAGTGTGGGAACGGGGAGCCGGCGCGACCTTGGCCTGCGGCTCGGCCGCTTGCGCGACTTTGGTCGCCGCCGTGCGTCATGGTCTTGCCGCGCGGGAAGCCCGGATCAGCCTGCCCGGCGGGGATCTGACCATTGCCTGGCGCGCCGCGGATGACCATGTCATCATGACCGGCCCGGTAACGTTCGAATTCACGACACGGCTCGATCCAAGCTTGTTCCAGGCGCTCGTCGCATGA
- the pstS gene encoding phosphate ABC transporter substrate-binding protein PstS, translating into MNLSHLRIVRRTLLTAAVLGFTSSLLPAFAPVLDSAKAAGTIITGAGATFPFPVYAKWAEAYQKETGIGMNYQSIGSGGGIKQIKARTVTFGATDAPLQASELAEAGLVQWPQVMGGIVPVVNLDGVKPGALVLDGETLAKIFLGTIKTWDDPAIKALNPGLSLPSTAIAVVHRSDGSGTTFNFTDYLSKVSADWKAKVGASTAIEWPVGIGAKGNEGVANNVLQTKGSIGYVEYAYAKQSSLTFTGLVNREGKQVQPTSASFQAAAANADWANSPGFYQILTNQPGAASWPITAATFILVPKQPTDEQATAAALKFFDWSFAHGAPLAEQLDYIPLPASVVSLIQKTWAAEIKGANGKPLVN; encoded by the coding sequence ATGAATCTTTCGCATCTCCGCATCGTCAGGAGGACTCTGCTGACGGCGGCTGTCCTCGGGTTCACCAGCTCGCTTCTTCCGGCTTTTGCCCCTGTTCTCGATTCGGCTAAAGCCGCGGGAACCATCATCACCGGCGCGGGTGCGACCTTCCCCTTCCCGGTCTATGCCAAATGGGCCGAGGCCTATCAGAAGGAAACCGGCATCGGCATGAATTATCAGTCGATCGGTTCCGGCGGCGGCATCAAGCAGATCAAGGCCCGCACGGTGACCTTCGGCGCTACCGATGCACCGTTGCAAGCCAGTGAACTCGCCGAAGCGGGCCTGGTGCAATGGCCGCAGGTCATGGGCGGCATCGTGCCCGTGGTCAATCTCGACGGCGTGAAGCCGGGCGCTCTCGTTCTTGACGGCGAAACGCTGGCCAAGATCTTCCTCGGCACGATCAAGACCTGGGATGATCCCGCCATCAAGGCTCTCAATCCCGGCCTGTCTCTGCCTTCCACCGCGATCGCCGTTGTGCATCGGTCGGACGGTTCCGGCACCACCTTCAACTTCACGGATTATCTGTCCAAGGTTTCCGCGGACTGGAAGGCCAAGGTTGGCGCCTCGACCGCCATTGAATGGCCTGTCGGCATTGGCGCCAAGGGCAACGAGGGTGTGGCCAATAATGTGCTGCAGACCAAAGGCTCGATCGGCTATGTCGAATATGCCTATGCGAAGCAGAGCAGCTTGACCTTTACCGGCCTCGTCAATCGCGAGGGCAAGCAGGTTCAGCCGACATCCGCCTCCTTCCAGGCGGCAGCGGCCAATGCCGATTGGGCCAATTCCCCTGGTTTCTACCAGATCCTGACCAATCAGCCTGGCGCGGCCTCCTGGCCGATCACGGCGGCGACCTTCATCCTGGTGCCGAAGCAGCCCACGGACGAGCAGGCCACCGCTGCCGCGCTGAAATTCTTTGACTGGTCCTTCGCCCATGGCGCGCCGCTGGCGGAACAACTGGATTATATCCCCCTGCCGGCTTCTGTCGTCAGCCTGATCCAGAAGACCTGGGCGGCCGAGATCAAGGGCGCCAACGGCAAGCCGCTCGTCAACTGA